In the Scomber japonicus isolate fScoJap1 chromosome 18, fScoJap1.pri, whole genome shotgun sequence genome, one interval contains:
- the dexi gene encoding dexamethasone-induced protein homolog — MTNPIYAQLDSVESLLDELPYMFYLGLFFVNVLILYYAFLMEYIVLNVGIVFLPEDMDQALVDLGVLSDPASAPYDTDTELDVFEGYLE, encoded by the coding sequence ATGACAAACCCAATTTATGCCCAGCTAGATTCGGTCGAATCGCTTTTGGACGAGCTCCCATATATGTTTTATCTGGGCCTGTTCTTTGTTAACGTCCTGATCCTCTACTATGCCTTTCTGATGGAGTACATCGTCCTGAATGTGGGGATAGTGTTTCTGCCTGAGGACATGGACCAGGCGCTGGTGGACCTCGGGGTGCTGTCCGACCCGGCCTCTGCCCCCTACGACACGGACACGGAGTTAGATGTGTTTGAGGGGTATCTTGAGTGA